A stretch of the Sulfurimonas sp. HSL3-1 genome encodes the following:
- a CDS encoding DUF4188 domain-containing protein has protein sequence MTARPEGEFVVFLIGMRINKPWKVHKWLPVALAMPRMLKELQADPELGLLHYEQWFGRTIILVQYWKSFEHLEQFAGMKEGEHPPAWAQFNKRVGSSGDVGIWHETYVVRPGQYENIYHNMPQFGLAKAFGSVEAEGRHTTARGRLEGEK, from the coding sequence ATGACCGCCAGACCCGAAGGGGAATTTGTCGTCTTCCTGATCGGGATGCGTATCAACAAACCGTGGAAGGTCCACAAGTGGCTGCCCGTCGCGCTGGCCATGCCGCGGATGCTCAAAGAGCTTCAGGCCGATCCGGAGCTGGGGCTGCTGCATTACGAGCAGTGGTTCGGGCGCACGATCATTCTGGTGCAGTACTGGAAGTCGTTCGAGCATCTGGAGCAGTTCGCGGGAATGAAAGAAGGGGAGCACCCGCCGGCATGGGCGCAGTTCAACAAGCGCGTCGGGTCAAGCGGCGACGTCGGCATCTGGCACGAGACCTATGTCGTGCGGCCAGGACAGTATGAAAACATCTATCACAATATGCCGCAATTTGGGCTGGCGAAGGCCTTCGGTTCTGTCGAAGCGGAGGGCCGCCATACGACGGCCAGGGGGCGCCTGGAGGGCGAGAAGTAG
- a CDS encoding class II SORL domain-containing protein yields the protein MPTINRYVDIDTVEREAKKDYIDRHSPFIHCDATAKKGEKFPVTVKMGNEYTHPDDPDHFIESIRLFNGETLLGEASFTSGMLGGQDMKGHAEVTFNIIPSKKMKLVAQAYCTKHGLWENEPVDVAVED from the coding sequence ATGCCAACTATCAACCGCTATGTCGACATCGACACTGTCGAACGCGAAGCAAAAAAAGACTACATCGACCGCCACTCTCCGTTCATCCACTGTGATGCAACGGCGAAAAAAGGTGAAAAATTTCCGGTAACGGTCAAAATGGGTAACGAATACACGCACCCGGACGATCCGGACCACTTCATCGAAAGCATCCGCCTCTTCAACGGCGAAACGCTCCTCGGTGAAGCCTCTTTCACTTCCGGCATGCTCGGCGGACAGGACATGAAAGGACACGCAGAAGTCACTTTCAACATCATCCCGAGCAAAAAGATGAAGCTGGTTGCGCAGGCTTACTGTACAAAACACGGTCTCTGGGAAAACGAGCCCGTCGACGTCGCAGTCGAAGACTGA
- a CDS encoding HugZ family protein — MLDFLSAFQSTVIGTVDADGFPFSSYAPFIRDDHRYYVFISDIARHAANLRREGRASLFFIEDECNAGNLFARKRVSLQCETRIVPRGTARFDAVMSRFKETFNPELISGLMQMQDFNLYEFTPVAGEAVFGFGEAYTLGGEHMETLLPRRGGGHKKG; from the coding sequence ATGCTCGATTTTCTCTCCGCCTTCCAAAGCACCGTCATCGGGACCGTCGACGCCGACGGATTTCCCTTCTCCTCCTACGCCCCCTTCATCCGGGACGATCACCGCTACTATGTCTTTATCAGCGACATCGCCCGCCATGCGGCCAACCTCCGCCGCGAAGGTCGCGCGTCGCTCTTTTTTATCGAGGACGAGTGCAACGCCGGGAACCTCTTTGCCCGCAAAAGGGTCTCGCTGCAGTGCGAAACGCGCATCGTCCCCCGCGGCACCGCGCGCTTCGACGCCGTCATGTCCCGTTTCAAGGAGACCTTCAACCCCGAGCTGATCTCGGGCCTGATGCAGATGCAGGACTTCAACCTATACGAATTCACCCCCGTCGCCGGGGAAGCGGTTTTCGGTTTCGGCGAGGCCTATACCCTCGGCGGGGAGCATATGGAGACCCTCCTCCCCCGCCGCGGCGGCGGGCACAAAAAGGGGTAA
- a CDS encoding phospholipase D-like domain-containing protein, with amino-acid sequence MNFDWLHLLLFHTFVILGELMVIASLLHMVYQRRTPASMMAWMLAIVLLPYLAVPLYFVLGSRKRRSRYLKTAFDMRETEAAVTQANPIDGILRSNGIPGATSGNRFTMLFEGTEAYSTLLEQIRAAQESIWLSTYVLKHDAVTATLFEALIAKRREGIEVKLLIDALGSWPLYFWQFPLRALRSAGVEVCFFMPILRMPFRNYINLRNHRKIYLFDRTTVLTGGMNLSAEYIGPDVEPKRWEDLLFRIEGPAAYHYAEIFAADWAYASEAAPPAPGTPVHTDGDAYVQVVPSGPDVADDALFEALLSAVYAAHERIWIVTPYFVPDASLMQALTIANTKGVDVKLITPRDSNHLLADLARSSYMRELEEAGIHVALYEGPMLHAKAILFDNLGAMLGSVNIDNRSLLLNYEVVSFAYSERIISETESWMEKLLSRSTTVVHPAGRLRRLGENLMRLIAPQL; translated from the coding sequence ATGAATTTCGACTGGCTGCACCTGCTGCTCTTTCACACCTTCGTCATCCTCGGCGAGCTGATGGTCATCGCCTCGCTGCTGCACATGGTCTACCAGCGGCGCACCCCGGCAAGCATGATGGCCTGGATGCTCGCCATCGTGCTGCTGCCCTACCTGGCCGTTCCCCTCTACTTCGTCCTGGGGTCGCGTAAACGCCGCTCGCGCTACCTCAAGACGGCTTTCGACATGCGCGAGACCGAGGCCGCCGTCACCCAGGCCAACCCTATCGACGGCATCCTGCGCAGCAACGGCATCCCCGGGGCGACTTCCGGCAACCGTTTTACCATGCTCTTCGAAGGGACGGAGGCTTACAGTACCCTCCTGGAGCAGATCCGTGCGGCACAAGAGAGCATCTGGCTGAGCACCTACGTTCTCAAGCACGACGCGGTGACGGCGACGCTTTTCGAAGCGCTCATTGCCAAACGGCGCGAGGGCATCGAGGTTAAGCTCCTGATCGACGCCCTGGGCTCCTGGCCGCTCTACTTCTGGCAGTTTCCCCTTCGCGCCCTGCGCAGCGCCGGGGTGGAGGTCTGCTTTTTCATGCCGATCCTGCGGATGCCGTTTCGCAACTACATCAACCTCCGCAACCACCGCAAAATCTATCTTTTCGACCGCACCACGGTGCTGACCGGCGGCATGAACCTCTCCGCCGAATACATAGGCCCCGATGTCGAACCGAAACGGTGGGAGGACCTGCTCTTTCGCATCGAAGGACCGGCGGCCTACCACTACGCGGAGATCTTCGCCGCCGACTGGGCCTACGCCTCCGAAGCGGCACCCCCCGCGCCGGGCACCCCCGTCCATACCGACGGCGATGCCTACGTGCAGGTCGTTCCCTCCGGCCCCGACGTGGCGGACGACGCCCTCTTCGAGGCGCTTCTGAGCGCCGTCTATGCCGCCCACGAACGCATCTGGATCGTGACGCCCTATTTCGTGCCCGACGCTTCGCTGATGCAGGCCCTCACCATCGCCAACACCAAGGGCGTCGACGTCAAGCTCATCACCCCGCGGGACTCCAACCACCTCCTCGCCGATCTCGCCCGCAGCAGCTACATGCGCGAGCTCGAAGAGGCCGGCATCCACGTCGCCCTTTACGAGGGGCCGATGCTCCACGCCAAGGCAATCCTTTTCGACAATCTCGGCGCCATGCTGGGATCGGTCAATATCGACAACCGCAGCCTGCTGCTCAACTACGAAGTCGTCAGTTTCGCCTACTCCGAACGCATCATAAGCGAGACCGAATCATGGATGGAAAAACTGCTCTCCCGCTCGACGACAGTGGTGCATCCGGCGGGGCGTCTGCGGCGGCTCGGAGAGAACCTGATGCGCCTTATCGCACCGCAGCTGTAG
- a CDS encoding multidrug effflux MFS transporter, with product MMKPQTHQPSFKEFVLLMSLMTAAAALAIDAVMPALSTIGTALQVQTDNDRQLIISLLFAGMALGQLLYGPLSDSFGRKRAIYVGFGLYIAGSAIALFSPNLTVMLFGRFLQGLGAAGPRIVSVALIRDLYEGRMMARVMSFVMSIFIFVPAVAPALGEGLLYLWGWQAIFGLFIAVAAVTLVWFTLRQPETLPKERRIPLSPAHILTGVVETCKNRTALGYTVAMGFVFSVFMGYLSSAEQIFRDTYGAGELFALYFGIFALSIGLASYLNARLVMRYGMRPLSASALAALTLLSLLFFAYAYAHNGVPPFWSFMLYGLLTFFCFGLLFGNLNAMAMEPLGHIAGIGAAVVGSLSTFIALPIGVTIGRLYDGGILALVGGFALLGAAGLAVVRRTGRETMQRVPVPADD from the coding sequence ATGATGAAACCGCAGACCCACCAACCCTCCTTTAAAGAGTTCGTCCTGCTGATGAGCCTGATGACCGCCGCGGCGGCCCTGGCCATCGATGCCGTCATGCCCGCGCTCAGCACCATCGGCACGGCCCTGCAGGTGCAGACGGACAACGACCGCCAGCTGATCATCTCCCTGCTGTTTGCCGGGATGGCCCTGGGACAGCTGCTCTACGGACCGCTCAGCGACAGCTTCGGCCGGAAGCGCGCCATCTATGTCGGTTTCGGCCTCTACATCGCCGGTTCCGCCATCGCCCTTTTCAGTCCGAACCTGACCGTCATGCTCTTCGGCCGCTTTCTGCAGGGCCTCGGCGCCGCCGGGCCGCGCATCGTCTCCGTGGCGCTGATCCGCGACCTCTACGAAGGGCGTATGATGGCACGGGTCATGTCCTTTGTCATGAGCATCTTCATCTTCGTGCCCGCCGTCGCCCCGGCGCTGGGCGAAGGTCTCCTCTACCTCTGGGGGTGGCAGGCGATCTTCGGGCTCTTTATCGCCGTCGCCGCCGTTACCCTGGTCTGGTTCACCCTCCGCCAGCCGGAGACCCTGCCGAAAGAGCGGCGCATCCCCCTCTCGCCCGCGCACATCCTCACCGGCGTCGTCGAAACCTGCAAAAACCGCACCGCGCTGGGGTACACCGTCGCCATGGGTTTTGTCTTCAGCGTCTTTATGGGCTATCTCAGCTCCGCCGAGCAGATCTTCCGGGACACCTACGGCGCCGGGGAGCTCTTCGCCCTCTACTTCGGCATCTTCGCCCTCTCCATCGGCCTTGCCTCCTACCTCAATGCACGGCTGGTAATGCGCTACGGGATGCGGCCGCTCAGCGCTTCGGCGCTCGCGGCCCTCACCCTCCTCTCGCTCCTCTTTTTCGCCTATGCCTACGCCCACAACGGTGTGCCGCCGTTTTGGAGCTTTATGCTTTACGGCCTGCTCACCTTCTTCTGCTTCGGACTGCTCTTCGGTAACCTCAATGCCATGGCGATGGAGCCGCTGGGACACATTGCCGGCATCGGCGCGGCGGTCGTCGGTTCGCTCTCGACCTTCATCGCCCTGCCCATCGGCGTGACGATAGGCCGCCTCTACGATGGCGGTATCCTCGCCCTCGTCGGGGGCTTCGCCCTGCTCGGCGCCGCCGGGCTTGCCGTCGTGCGCCGCACCGGCCGCGAAACGATGCAGCGTGTCCCCGTTCCTGCGGACGACTGA
- a CDS encoding GNAT family N-acetyltransferase → MRWQWSLFETLSPWEILEIMKLRQAVFVVEQACAYQDADDLDPLSWHLTGWEEDSKGKRLVAYLRVVFPGRKFDEPSIGRVITPLALRGRGLGSALIHEAIERIPSLFQKESIRISAQQRLEPFYAAFGFETVSTPYDEDGIPHVEMLRMPQNDS, encoded by the coding sequence ATGCGATGGCAATGGTCCCTGTTTGAGACACTCTCCCCCTGGGAAATTCTGGAAATCATGAAACTCCGTCAGGCCGTCTTCGTCGTGGAGCAGGCATGCGCCTACCAGGACGCAGACGATCTTGATCCGCTGTCGTGGCACCTTACGGGGTGGGAAGAGGATTCGAAGGGAAAGCGGCTCGTCGCTTATCTGCGCGTCGTCTTCCCGGGCAGGAAGTTCGACGAACCCTCCATCGGGCGTGTCATCACCCCATTGGCGCTGCGCGGCAGGGGCCTGGGCAGTGCGCTCATCCATGAAGCGATAGAGCGTATCCCTTCTCTTTTCCAGAAGGAGTCCATCCGCATCTCCGCGCAGCAGCGTTTAGAGCCCTTTTATGCCGCTTTCGGCTTTGAGACGGTCTCCACCCCCTATGATGAAGACGGCATACCCCACGTCGAAATGCTCAGAATGCCCCAAAACGACAGCTGA
- a CDS encoding nitroreductase, with amino-acid sequence MKTLDALLERKSVRAYLDKTVDHATVTAILEHAKHAPSGVNMQPWRVCIVSGSMKKRIETQVIQAFEAGEKARMDYRYYPPRWEEPYRSRRKETGLQMYKTLGIGREDKAAQAEQWKANYRAFDAPVVLYFFVDAALEKGSWLDYGMFLQSVMLAATSLGLGSCPQAALAEYPDIVRDALGIASDKTLLCGMALGYEDKAAPINGYRTERVPLESFAAFYDA; translated from the coding sequence ATGAAGACACTCGACGCACTCCTGGAAAGAAAATCGGTCAGGGCCTACCTCGACAAAACGGTGGACCACGCGACCGTCACGGCGATCCTCGAACATGCAAAGCATGCGCCCTCCGGCGTCAACATGCAACCGTGGCGCGTCTGCATCGTCAGCGGCAGCATGAAAAAGCGGATCGAAACGCAGGTTATCCAGGCCTTCGAAGCGGGTGAAAAGGCCCGCATGGATTACCGCTACTACCCGCCGCGGTGGGAGGAGCCCTACCGGAGCCGACGCAAAGAGACGGGCCTGCAGATGTACAAAACCCTGGGGATAGGCAGAGAGGACAAAGCGGCCCAGGCCGAACAGTGGAAAGCCAACTACAGGGCCTTCGATGCCCCTGTCGTGCTCTACTTTTTTGTCGATGCCGCACTGGAAAAAGGTTCCTGGCTCGATTACGGCATGTTCTTGCAATCCGTGATGCTCGCGGCGACCTCCCTGGGGCTGGGGAGCTGTCCCCAGGCCGCTCTGGCCGAGTACCCGGACATCGTGCGCGATGCGCTGGGCATCGCCAGCGACAAAACCCTGCTTTGCGGCATGGCCCTGGGCTACGAGGACAAGGCGGCCCCGATCAACGGCTACCGGACGGAGCGGGTCCCCTTGGAATCATTCGCCGCGTTTTACGATGCCTGA
- the glyS gene encoding glycine--tRNA ligase subunit beta codes for MLKTLLIEIGVEELPAVPLLGELGNIEKKWAKVLEENALMCEFEFYYTPRRLVLWHREFKSAQDDTTEELFGAPVAIAFKEGKPTPAAEGFARKCGVSLDEVGRAEKGGKEVLYYKKEIKGQPSQALLEGMISQWLRSLSFGKSMRWGALEESFIRPIRWINVMMEGESVDMTLFNVKSAPVTYVHRMHSFEPQMVADEKQYFELLESGAVTLFADDRRKTILDAFEALEKEHGIAIEVDGDLLDEVIAITENPTPLLGSFDDTFLRLPPEVIITSMKEHQRYFPVFKDGKLVNQFVVVSNALTEDFSKVIEGNERVLRPRLADALFFYDNDLNKGLSTEGLEKVVFMDGLGTLRDKINREHDIADALFERYGDLVAAENSLSYEMNQELVQRAVELAKADLMSEMVYEFTELQGLMGYYYAQALGEADEVALAIKEQYLPEGEDSPVPSTRFSALVALAIKLDTLLGLFSVDQIPTGSRDPFGLRRAVNGIVRIALAHDLPFDIAATLRELGAKYEGIDFEKLESFFIERVNQYYKVNPSIVAAVLASGEREILSLDAKIKAVASFVESDSFSTMFSTFKRVANITKDFDVNGPLNIDLSRFEAVEEGALYKAFKAVVDAEYDSYEAELDALFGLKPQLDAFFDNVMVNAEDEAVRYNRKVLVASVYKTLLGIADIKEISI; via the coding sequence ATGCTGAAGACACTATTGATCGAGATCGGGGTAGAGGAGCTTCCGGCGGTACCGCTGCTGGGCGAGCTTGGAAACATCGAGAAGAAGTGGGCGAAGGTGCTCGAGGAGAACGCGCTGATGTGCGAGTTCGAGTTCTACTACACGCCGCGCCGCCTCGTGCTGTGGCACCGCGAGTTCAAGTCCGCCCAGGACGACACGACCGAGGAGCTTTTCGGAGCGCCGGTAGCCATCGCCTTCAAAGAGGGTAAGCCGACGCCGGCGGCGGAGGGGTTTGCCCGCAAATGCGGCGTCTCCCTCGACGAGGTCGGCCGCGCGGAGAAGGGCGGCAAAGAGGTCCTCTACTATAAGAAAGAGATCAAGGGTCAGCCCTCCCAGGCGCTGCTCGAGGGGATGATCTCCCAGTGGCTGCGTAGCCTCAGCTTTGGAAAATCCATGCGCTGGGGCGCGCTCGAAGAGAGCTTCATCCGCCCGATCCGCTGGATCAACGTCATGATGGAGGGCGAGAGCGTCGACATGACCCTCTTCAACGTCAAGAGCGCTCCGGTCACTTACGTGCACCGCATGCACAGCTTCGAGCCGCAGATGGTCGCGGACGAGAAGCAGTACTTCGAGCTGCTCGAATCGGGCGCGGTCACGCTCTTTGCCGACGACCGCCGCAAGACGATCCTCGACGCGTTCGAAGCACTCGAGAAAGAGCACGGCATCGCCATCGAGGTTGACGGCGACCTGCTTGACGAGGTCATCGCCATCACGGAGAACCCGACGCCGCTGCTGGGCAGTTTCGACGACACCTTCCTGCGCCTGCCGCCGGAGGTCATCATCACCTCCATGAAGGAGCACCAGCGCTACTTCCCCGTTTTCAAGGACGGCAAGCTCGTCAACCAGTTCGTCGTCGTCTCCAACGCTTTGACGGAGGACTTCAGTAAGGTCATCGAAGGTAACGAGCGGGTCCTGCGCCCGCGCCTGGCCGATGCGCTCTTCTTCTACGACAACGACCTGAACAAAGGCCTCAGCACCGAGGGGCTGGAGAAGGTCGTCTTTATGGACGGTCTGGGAACGCTGCGCGACAAGATCAACCGCGAGCACGACATCGCCGATGCCCTCTTTGAGCGCTACGGCGACCTCGTGGCGGCGGAGAACAGCCTCTCTTACGAGATGAACCAGGAGCTCGTGCAGCGTGCCGTCGAACTGGCCAAGGCCGACCTGATGAGCGAGATGGTCTACGAATTTACCGAGCTGCAGGGTCTGATGGGTTATTACTACGCGCAGGCGCTGGGTGAGGCGGACGAAGTCGCCCTCGCCATCAAAGAGCAGTACCTCCCCGAAGGCGAGGACTCCCCTGTACCTTCGACACGCTTCAGCGCCCTCGTGGCCCTCGCGATCAAGCTCGACACACTCCTGGGCCTTTTCAGCGTCGACCAGATCCCGACCGGCTCCCGCGACCCCTTCGGTCTGCGCCGCGCCGTCAACGGGATCGTCCGCATCGCCCTGGCTCACGATCTGCCCTTTGACATCGCGGCGACCCTGCGCGAACTCGGCGCCAAGTACGAGGGGATCGACTTCGAAAAACTCGAATCCTTCTTCATCGAACGGGTCAACCAGTACTACAAGGTCAACCCCTCCATCGTCGCGGCGGTCCTCGCCTCCGGCGAACGGGAGATCCTCTCCCTCGACGCGAAGATCAAGGCCGTCGCAAGCTTTGTGGAGTCGGACAGCTTCTCCACGATGTTCTCGACCTTCAAACGCGTTGCGAACATTACCAAGGACTTCGACGTCAACGGCCCGCTCAACATTGACCTCAGCCGTTTCGAGGCGGTGGAAGAGGGCGCACTCTACAAAGCCTTCAAAGCCGTCGTCGATGCCGAGTACGACAGCTACGAAGCGGAGCTCGACGCTCTCTTCGGCCTGAAGCCGCAGCTCGACGCCTTTTTTGACAACGTCATGGTCAACGCCGAGGACGAAGCCGTCCGCTACAACCGCAAGGTTCTCGTCGCCTCCGTCTACAAGACGCTGCTGGGCATCGCGGACATCAAAGAGATCTCGATCTAA
- a CDS encoding diguanylate cyclase domain-containing protein, whose product MEQMRVLYAHLPSSLSISAILALILVMIQAPVIESGLRYSWLALLFAVLLGRVALLIAWRRSADTVTPADAKHWLLRFRLALTVTGMVWGLGGVVLVPAEDISHQVYVAFTLAGLSAGSATVLAIDRISVFGFILPVLLSLIVPLSVTDNTLSQGMGAMLSLFLLFLLLSARDTRQRLEENFHLRVKAAQNEESLLKMLESSPIATRISDLASNSVVFANSRYNALLELPSEEIIGIQPSRYYAHPEELSDIDAIVTGGEKVVDRLIELRSPGSSPWTKWVLASYFPIEYHGKPAVLGWFYDITDRKLEEDVVEHEAFHDMLTGLPNRLHFHNRIHKAIAHAERKGTDLALMFIDLDKFKPVNDQFGHDIGDMLLKAVANRLVDCLRQTDIAARIGGDEFVVLLSDVGGEENAVAIGEKIRHALAMPFKIVGQMINISSSIGVAIYPKDAAQEDELIKRADIAMYNAKAKGRNSVVTYEPGMQGEGD is encoded by the coding sequence ATGGAACAGATGCGGGTGCTCTACGCCCATCTGCCCTCATCGCTCAGTATCAGCGCTATACTGGCTTTGATCCTGGTAATGATTCAAGCGCCAGTCATTGAGTCCGGTCTGCGATATAGTTGGCTCGCGCTCCTTTTCGCTGTTCTGCTGGGGCGGGTGGCCCTCCTGATTGCCTGGCGACGGTCGGCTGACACTGTGACCCCGGCTGACGCCAAACACTGGCTGCTGCGTTTCCGCCTAGCACTTACAGTGACTGGTATGGTCTGGGGCCTGGGCGGTGTCGTCTTAGTTCCTGCCGAAGACATCTCCCATCAAGTCTATGTTGCATTCACACTTGCCGGACTGAGCGCCGGCAGCGCCACGGTACTGGCTATTGATCGCATATCCGTGTTTGGCTTTATTCTGCCAGTTCTCTTGTCGCTGATTGTGCCTCTTTCAGTCACGGACAATACCCTTTCTCAGGGTATGGGCGCAATGCTCTCCCTCTTCTTGCTCTTTTTACTGCTAAGCGCCCGCGATACCAGGCAAAGGCTCGAAGAGAATTTTCACCTGCGCGTCAAGGCGGCTCAAAACGAGGAGAGTCTCCTTAAAATGCTGGAGAGCAGCCCCATTGCGACGCGCATCTCGGATCTGGCCAGTAATAGCGTGGTGTTTGCCAACAGTCGTTACAACGCCCTACTCGAACTGCCTTCAGAAGAGATCATCGGTATACAACCCTCCCGCTATTACGCCCATCCGGAAGAGCTCTCCGACATTGATGCCATTGTCACCGGGGGAGAAAAAGTTGTCGACAGATTGATAGAACTTCGCTCGCCCGGATCGTCTCCGTGGACCAAATGGGTTTTGGCATCCTACTTCCCGATCGAATATCACGGCAAACCTGCAGTACTTGGATGGTTTTACGATATCACCGATCGCAAACTGGAAGAGGATGTGGTCGAGCACGAGGCTTTCCACGACATGCTGACCGGCCTGCCGAACCGTCTGCATTTCCACAACCGGATTCATAAAGCGATTGCCCATGCCGAGCGCAAGGGTACCGACCTCGCCCTGATGTTTATCGATCTGGATAAGTTTAAACCCGTCAACGATCAATTCGGCCACGACATCGGCGATATGCTGCTCAAGGCGGTTGCCAATCGCCTAGTCGATTGTCTGCGCCAAACCGACATCGCCGCGCGCATCGGCGGTGACGAATTTGTGGTGCTGCTTTCCGACGTGGGGGGCGAAGAGAACGCCGTTGCGATCGGGGAAAAGATTCGGCATGCGCTGGCGATGCCGTTCAAGATCGTGGGGCAGATGATCAACATATCATCAAGCATCGGGGTAGCCATCTACCCCAAGGATGCCGCGCAGGAAGACGAGCTGATCAAGCGCGCGGATATCGCCATGTACAACGCCAAAGCCAAAGGGCGGAACAGTGTGGTGACCTATGAACCGGGCATGCAGGGGGAAGGCGATTAA
- a CDS encoding J domain-containing protein: MQERSWEEEQFIIWNSALGLRDFVMIDRVEGDEGSRVAWLEEPYEMVGPFDFDEFVSTGCISFAACVVMSRQKWNTDRTQLLQESMERRRKNQEKIFEDLARRNRHKRRHGSPFQQFNEREMRELLELPVNGELEAAQIKAAYRRRAKEAHPDVGGSHELFVQITEARNLLLEFIS, encoded by the coding sequence ATGCAAGAGCGTTCGTGGGAAGAGGAGCAATTCATCATCTGGAACAGCGCGCTCGGTCTGCGCGACTTTGTCATGATCGACCGGGTCGAAGGCGACGAAGGAAGCCGGGTCGCCTGGCTGGAAGAGCCCTACGAGATGGTCGGCCCCTTCGACTTCGACGAGTTCGTCTCCACCGGCTGTATCAGCTTCGCCGCCTGCGTCGTCATGTCACGCCAGAAGTGGAACACGGACCGCACCCAGCTGCTGCAGGAGTCCATGGAGCGGCGCCGCAAAAATCAGGAGAAGATCTTCGAGGACCTGGCACGGCGCAACCGTCACAAACGTCGCCACGGCAGCCCCTTTCAGCAGTTCAACGAGCGGGAGATGCGCGAGCTCCTGGAACTGCCCGTCAACGGGGAGCTCGAAGCGGCCCAGATCAAAGCCGCCTACCGTCGCCGCGCCAAAGAGGCGCACCCCGACGTCGGCGGCAGCCACGAGCTCTTTGTGCAGATCACTGAAGCGCGTAACCTCCTGCTCGAGTTCATCTCCTAA
- a CDS encoding YbgC/FadM family acyl-CoA thioesterase, which translates to MTIRVYYEDTDVGGVVYYANYLKFCERARSELFFSKGESPLFEGGHFVVRHIEADYLGSAVLGDLLEVSAEVVSIRGTGLQMHQTVRRGNEVLFTLDVRLVYLMTDGRVGRLDAAKREKLKTLLEE; encoded by the coding sequence ATGACGATACGCGTCTATTACGAAGATACGGACGTGGGCGGGGTCGTCTACTACGCGAACTACCTGAAGTTCTGCGAACGCGCCCGCAGCGAACTTTTCTTCTCCAAAGGGGAGTCACCGCTGTTTGAAGGGGGGCACTTTGTCGTGCGGCACATCGAAGCGGATTACCTCGGTTCGGCGGTGCTGGGGGATCTGCTGGAGGTCTCTGCGGAAGTGGTGTCTATAAGGGGTACGGGACTGCAGATGCATCAGACCGTGCGGCGCGGAAACGAGGTGCTCTTTACCCTCGATGTCCGGCTGGTCTACCTCATGACCGACGGACGGGTCGGGCGGCTCGATGCCGCCAAGCGGGAGAAGCTCAAAACCCTACTCGAAGAGTGA
- a CDS encoding uracil-DNA glycosylase, with amino-acid sequence MKSYQNAALLQNLYRLKALGFDYCDPVIVNPRNVEGELPDDLASLQRIVANCHLCDLAKIRRQSMVGTGSGGADLMIIDAYVSMAQDESGDYFAGRSGASLESMITNVLGRPTASVYLTHAVKCKGAGTQKPTPSECSSCKPYWRKEIELLRPKVIVTLGPDAYRIVTDDSTPFEQVRGHKIDYDKGTLLVPLYHPQYLLRNPSLKKVTFFDLQNIKAAL; translated from the coding sequence ATGAAATCGTACCAGAACGCTGCGCTACTGCAGAACCTTTACCGGCTCAAAGCCCTGGGTTTCGACTACTGCGACCCGGTCATCGTCAACCCGCGCAACGTTGAAGGGGAACTCCCCGACGATCTTGCCTCCCTGCAGCGCATCGTCGCGAACTGCCACCTCTGCGACCTGGCCAAGATACGCCGCCAGAGCATGGTCGGTACGGGCAGCGGCGGCGCGGACCTCATGATCATCGACGCCTACGTCTCCATGGCCCAGGACGAGAGCGGGGACTACTTCGCCGGCCGGTCCGGGGCCTCGCTCGAGAGCATGATCACCAACGTCCTCGGACGCCCTACGGCGTCGGTCTACCTAACCCATGCCGTCAAATGCAAAGGGGCCGGAACCCAGAAGCCGACACCGTCGGAGTGCAGCAGCTGCAAGCCCTACTGGCGCAAAGAGATCGAACTGCTCCGACCGAAGGTCATCGTCACCCTCGGCCCCGACGCCTACCGCATCGTCACCGACGACAGCACCCCTTTCGAACAGGTGCGCGGGCACAAGATCGACTATGACAAAGGCACCCTCCTCGTGCCGCTGTACCACCCGCAGTACCTGCTCCGTAACCCGTCGCTCAAAAAGGTGACGTTCTTTGACCTTCAAAACATCAAGGCTGCCCTGTGA